In Methylococcus geothermalis, one genomic interval encodes:
- a CDS encoding PspC domain-containing protein, whose product MQTPPSLSRPSRLERDLDRRRIGGVCAGIARYFGLEVSLVRLIFLVSIFFSFSFTFWLYLVLWLVLPARGTELSWRLRRKARRLARLFDGARARARHPALQAKLSDTEALVQSLLPQLDLPRSRQPQALIAVRKAALEELPALLSHYLELPEHDAASHRLDDGRTPEQQLVAELDTLGQSLRQVALETYSERFARTAGNLDELRERFDGDPVAAVRVRLETLRNRVAGRVDPEAEARIASIAESLLGALDRLLRTAHESDPMLYDVRRIALEYLPDAVEHYLALPADLARSEPLLHGKTAQAVLHEQLDVLDQSLRQMLHGLYRDDAQAMAVHARFLKEKFARSPAEWSA is encoded by the coding sequence ATGCAGACCCCTCCTTCCCTTTCCCGTCCTTCCCGCCTCGAACGCGACCTCGACCGGCGCCGCATCGGCGGCGTGTGCGCGGGGATCGCACGCTATTTCGGGCTGGAGGTGTCCCTGGTCCGCCTGATCTTCCTAGTCTCGATTTTCTTCAGCTTCAGCTTTACCTTCTGGCTCTACCTGGTGCTCTGGCTGGTGTTGCCGGCGCGGGGGACGGAGCTGTCCTGGCGGCTGCGGAGAAAGGCGCGGCGGCTGGCGCGGCTGTTCGATGGCGCCCGTGCCCGGGCAAGGCATCCGGCGCTACAGGCCAAACTTTCCGACACCGAAGCCCTGGTGCAGTCGTTGCTTCCCCAGCTCGACCTCCCCCGCTCACGGCAGCCACAGGCGCTGATTGCGGTGCGCAAGGCGGCGCTGGAAGAGCTGCCCGCTCTTTTGAGCCATTATCTGGAGCTTCCCGAGCACGATGCCGCGAGCCACCGCCTGGACGACGGCAGGACGCCCGAGCAGCAACTCGTCGCGGAGCTCGATACGCTGGGACAGAGCCTGCGGCAGGTCGCACTGGAGACCTATAGCGAGCGCTTCGCCCGAACCGCCGGCAACCTGGACGAACTTCGGGAACGGTTCGACGGCGACCCGGTGGCGGCGGTCCGGGTCCGGCTGGAGACGTTGCGGAACCGGGTGGCCGGACGGGTCGACCCCGAAGCGGAAGCTCGCATCGCCAGCATCGCGGAATCCCTGCTCGGTGCGCTGGACCGCCTGTTGCGCACGGCCCATGAGTCCGACCCCATGCTCTACGACGTCCGCCGCATCGCCCTGGAGTATCTGCCAGACGCCGTGGAGCACTATCTCGCGCTGCCCGCCGATCTGGCCCGCAGCGAGCCGCTGCTGCACGGGAAGACAGCGCAAGCCGTGCTGCACGAGCAGCTCGACGTACTGGACCAGTCCCTGCGCCAGATGCTGCACGGCCTGTACCGGGACGACGCCCAGGCTATGGCGGTGCATGCCCGGTTCTTGAAGGAAAAGTTCGCCCGCTCGCCGGCCGAATGGAGTGCCTGA
- a CDS encoding mechanosensitive ion channel domain-containing protein has protein sequence MATHGLRGGMGAPLALLALLALAMPAVPGSNAQVEASPSPAAMPAPAELRPEIQRKLEDATVLRDQLAGEENAREFTPEDKALALRQSDLLVYIYQAELETLSEQEAAIRTRDEAEAREAAWSGFDQPPPYSVLLLDDLQDALDAARTKTAAFESAQVQLQRDALRFEADAKQEKAAARLAAETAERARTPEDAAKAKSNQALAQLRERVTDNRLAWTGLELTLAKTRLETSKSEAALLQRQIAKARGHSSFTLRDLESVQERLRQYQQPLEREQQSVLADHDRWSKEREAAARALQQAKAGADVAKPTPDLDALAARLRAADAWLQTLRFRSYAVNTTGAINRYLSDLWNQRYILVTGADPEARRRALDLIGQSIERLQPVLPYLAGESDLAYAEERAQAARLAKLQGNTDGVRGYEQSAADAYRARQEANQKLRLFVDRTERMLRRWRDEHKVQLSTLGMEQRLGELLATVSGIGKSIWQFELFAVDDSIEIEGKPVAISRSVTFGKSVGAVLLFLLGYWLSGVVTQRVKRALISRFGIDPPQANLFRRWLRAVFILVLLLIVLDFMSIPLTAFAFLGGALAIGMGFGTQTLLKNFMSGALILFEHKIKVGDIVEVDGIVGTVTDVDVRSSTVRGFDGVETMIPNSTFLENKVTNWTYTTPKLRRSFKVGVAYGSPSRRVSNILLECASRHGLILDDPAPFVWFEDFGESALIFGIYYWLEMHPAMSAYQVASDLRFMIEKRFFEEGIALAFPQRDVHLDTVRPLQVEMVPRRT, from the coding sequence ATGGCGACACACGGCCTGCGCGGCGGCATGGGTGCGCCGTTGGCGCTGTTGGCGCTGCTTGCTTTGGCCATGCCCGCGGTACCGGGAAGCAATGCGCAGGTGGAAGCCTCCCCGTCTCCGGCCGCGATGCCGGCCCCCGCGGAGCTGCGTCCGGAAATCCAGCGCAAATTGGAAGACGCGACCGTCCTGCGCGACCAATTGGCGGGCGAGGAAAACGCACGGGAATTTACGCCCGAGGATAAGGCCCTCGCCCTCCGCCAGTCCGACCTCCTGGTCTACATCTATCAAGCCGAATTGGAGACCCTGTCGGAACAGGAAGCGGCGATCCGGACACGCGATGAAGCCGAAGCCAGGGAAGCGGCCTGGTCGGGTTTCGATCAGCCGCCGCCCTATTCGGTGCTGCTGCTGGACGATCTGCAGGATGCGCTCGACGCCGCCCGAACCAAAACCGCGGCCTTCGAATCGGCCCAGGTCCAGCTCCAGCGCGACGCCCTCCGGTTCGAGGCCGATGCCAAGCAAGAAAAAGCCGCCGCGCGGTTGGCCGCCGAGACCGCCGAACGGGCTCGAACCCCGGAGGACGCTGCCAAGGCGAAATCGAACCAAGCACTGGCCCAATTGCGCGAACGGGTGACGGACAACCGCTTGGCCTGGACCGGGCTGGAACTCACCCTCGCCAAGACCCGCCTCGAGACCTCGAAATCGGAGGCCGCGTTGCTCCAGAGGCAGATCGCCAAGGCCAGGGGCCATAGCTCGTTTACCCTCCGGGACCTGGAAAGCGTGCAGGAACGCCTGCGGCAATATCAGCAACCCCTGGAGCGGGAGCAGCAAAGCGTCCTGGCCGACCACGACCGCTGGAGCAAGGAACGCGAAGCAGCCGCACGCGCGCTCCAGCAAGCCAAGGCCGGTGCGGACGTGGCCAAGCCAACGCCGGACCTCGATGCGCTTGCGGCGCGCCTGAGAGCGGCCGACGCCTGGCTGCAAACCCTTCGGTTCCGCAGCTATGCCGTGAACACGACGGGGGCGATCAACCGCTATTTGTCCGACCTCTGGAACCAGCGCTATATCCTGGTGACCGGCGCCGACCCGGAAGCCCGGCGCCGGGCGCTCGACCTCATCGGCCAGAGCATCGAACGGCTGCAGCCTGTATTGCCCTACCTCGCCGGCGAATCGGATCTGGCGTACGCCGAGGAACGCGCCCAAGCCGCGCGATTGGCCAAGTTGCAAGGCAACACCGACGGGGTGCGGGGCTACGAACAATCGGCGGCCGACGCATACCGCGCCCGCCAGGAAGCCAACCAAAAATTGCGGCTCTTCGTGGACCGGACCGAACGCATGCTCCGGCGCTGGCGGGACGAACACAAGGTTCAGCTCAGCACCCTTGGCATGGAACAGCGGCTGGGCGAACTTCTCGCCACCGTCAGCGGCATCGGCAAATCGATCTGGCAATTTGAGCTGTTCGCCGTCGACGACAGCATCGAAATCGAAGGCAAGCCGGTTGCCATCAGCCGCAGCGTGACTTTCGGCAAGAGCGTCGGCGCGGTGCTGCTGTTCCTGCTCGGCTATTGGCTGTCCGGGGTGGTCACCCAGCGGGTCAAGCGCGCCCTGATCTCGCGTTTCGGCATCGATCCGCCCCAGGCCAATTTGTTCCGCCGCTGGTTGCGCGCCGTTTTCATCCTGGTCCTGCTGCTGATCGTCCTCGACTTCATGAGCATCCCGCTCACCGCCTTCGCCTTCCTCGGCGGCGCTCTCGCCATCGGCATGGGCTTCGGCACCCAGACCCTGCTGAAAAATTTCATGAGCGGCGCCCTGATCCTGTTCGAACACAAGATCAAGGTCGGCGACATCGTGGAAGTGGACGGCATCGTCGGCACGGTGACCGACGTCGACGTTCGTTCGTCCACGGTGCGCGGCTTCGACGGCGTGGAAACGATGATCCCGAATTCGACCTTCCTCGAAAACAAGGTCACCAACTGGACCTATACCACGCCGAAGCTTCGGCGTTCGTTCAAGGTCGGCGTCGCCTACGGCTCGCCCTCGCGTCGGGTCTCCAACATCCTGCTCGAATGCGCAAGCCGCCACGGCCTGATTCTCGACGACCCGGCGCCGTTCGTCTGGTTCGAGGATTTCGGCGAGAGCGCGCTGATCTTCGGCATCTATTACTGGCTGGAAATGCACCCCGCCATGAGCGCCTACCAGGTTGCCAGCGACCTGCGCTTCATGATCGAGAAACGCTTCTTCGAGGAAGGCATCGCGCTGGCCTTCCCGCAGCGCGACGTCCATCTCGATACCGTCCGTCCCCTGCAGGTGGAGATGGTGCCGCGCCGGACCTGA
- the hypA gene encoding hydrogenase maturation nickel metallochaperone HypA yields the protein MHELSVCMELIDQVEAIARSHDAERVDTIVLRIGSLSGVEPGLLESAFEMARLGTVAEHARLRTERIEPRIRCRACGLEAEAGPSDLRCPACFGTDTALITGDEMILARVELLQAAD from the coding sequence ATGCATGAGCTGTCGGTCTGCATGGAGCTGATCGACCAGGTCGAAGCCATCGCCCGCAGCCACGATGCCGAGCGGGTGGACACCATCGTCCTGCGGATCGGATCGCTCTCCGGCGTCGAACCCGGCCTCCTGGAAAGCGCCTTCGAAATGGCGCGGCTGGGCACGGTCGCCGAGCATGCGCGCCTGCGCACCGAGCGGATCGAGCCCCGCATCCGCTGCCGGGCCTGCGGCCTGGAGGCGGAGGCCGGGCCGAGCGACCTGCGCTGTCCGGCCTGCTTCGGCACCGACACGGCGCTGATCACCGGCGACGAAATGATCCTGGCCCGGGTCGAACTGCTGCAGGCCGCAGACTGA
- the hypF gene encoding carbamoyltransferase HypF, with protein sequence MRTAQRVEVRGRVQGVGFRPFVCRLAREFDLDGWVRNRGGSVEIHAEGEPAAIERFIEALVSRAPPLADPQPAVRRPAEFRGCAGFDILHSDSGTETPIHVPPDHFVCPDCLDEMRDPASRRYRYPFINCTQCGPRYTLIDRLPYDRPNTAMADFPLCEDCRREYEDIHDRRYHAQPLACPRCGPVLEFREPSACVAIPGNEPALSGCIEALRRGRIVAVKGIGGYHLLCDARSDAAVGRLRERKRRPDKPLAVLIPWFEDEGLDWLACLAEPSPEERDLLASPLRPIVIVKRSADSDLSGLIAPGLDEIGLMFPYSPLHHLLAGDYGAPLVATSANLSGEPVLTDGAEVERRLAHVADAFLHHDRPIRRPADDSVYRRSAGTMRPFRLGRGSAPLELALPHPVSVPTLALGADLKNTVALAVEDRVVVSPHLGNLGAPRSLDVFEQLIRELSGLYGIEPKRVVCDAHPDYFSGRWARTCGLPVHRVLHHHAHASALCGEFTPDGPILVFAWDGTGFGGDGTLWGGEALLGRPGGWRRVGSLRPFRLIGGEKASAEPWRCALAACWEAGLAWSGCPVDAAPFRHAWERGINSPYTTSAGRLFDAAAALLGVALDQSHEGQAGMRLEALAGDTGDFLELPLRRENGLYRVDWTPLLPALMNGSRPAADRSALLHASLAQAVLAQARAVRGESGVNLAGLTGGVFQNRVLAEHAARLLRTDGFEVVLPASLPVNDAAISYGQIVETAHAGPSIQ encoded by the coding sequence ATGCGGACCGCCCAGCGCGTCGAGGTCCGCGGCCGTGTGCAGGGCGTGGGGTTCCGCCCCTTCGTCTGCCGGCTCGCCCGCGAATTCGACCTCGATGGCTGGGTGAGGAATCGCGGCGGCAGCGTCGAGATCCACGCCGAGGGCGAGCCCGCCGCGATCGAGCGGTTCATCGAGGCGCTGGTCTCCCGTGCCCCGCCGCTGGCCGATCCGCAGCCGGCCGTTCGCCGGCCCGCCGAATTCCGGGGCTGCGCCGGGTTCGACATCCTGCACAGCGATTCCGGGACCGAAACGCCCATCCACGTACCGCCGGACCACTTCGTCTGCCCCGATTGTCTGGACGAAATGCGCGATCCGGCCTCCCGCCGCTACCGCTACCCCTTCATCAACTGTACCCAGTGCGGGCCGCGCTACACCCTCATCGACCGGCTGCCCTACGACCGCCCGAACACCGCGATGGCGGATTTCCCGCTGTGCGAAGACTGCCGGCGCGAGTACGAAGACATCCACGACCGGCGCTACCACGCCCAGCCGCTGGCGTGTCCCCGGTGCGGACCGGTGCTGGAATTTCGCGAGCCGTCCGCATGCGTCGCTATACCGGGCAACGAACCGGCGCTCTCGGGCTGCATCGAAGCCCTGCGGCGAGGCCGGATCGTCGCCGTCAAGGGCATCGGCGGCTACCACCTCCTCTGCGACGCCCGTTCGGATGCCGCCGTCGGGCGCCTGCGCGAACGCAAGCGCCGCCCGGACAAACCTCTCGCGGTGCTGATCCCGTGGTTCGAGGACGAGGGGCTCGACTGGCTGGCATGCCTGGCCGAGCCGAGCCCCGAAGAGCGCGATCTGCTGGCATCCCCGCTCCGGCCCATCGTCATCGTCAAACGCTCCGCCGACAGCGACCTGTCCGGCCTCATCGCGCCGGGCCTGGACGAAATCGGCCTGATGTTCCCTTATAGCCCGCTGCATCACCTGCTGGCGGGGGACTATGGCGCGCCGCTGGTCGCCACCTCGGCCAACCTCAGCGGCGAGCCGGTGCTGACCGATGGCGCGGAAGTCGAGCGCCGGCTGGCTCACGTCGCCGACGCCTTCCTGCATCACGACCGGCCCATTCGGCGGCCCGCCGACGACTCGGTCTACCGGCGCAGCGCGGGGACTATGCGGCCCTTTCGGCTCGGCCGGGGCTCAGCACCACTGGAGCTCGCGCTGCCGCACCCCGTCAGCGTGCCAACGCTGGCGCTCGGAGCCGATCTCAAGAACACCGTCGCCCTGGCCGTCGAAGACCGCGTGGTCGTCTCGCCCCACCTCGGCAATCTCGGCGCGCCGCGCAGCCTCGACGTCTTCGAGCAACTGATTCGGGAACTGTCCGGGTTGTACGGAATCGAGCCGAAGCGGGTGGTCTGCGATGCCCACCCCGACTATTTTTCCGGCCGCTGGGCCCGGACCTGCGGGCTGCCAGTCCACCGCGTCCTCCACCACCACGCCCACGCCTCGGCGCTTTGCGGCGAGTTCACGCCGGACGGCCCCATCCTGGTCTTCGCCTGGGACGGCACCGGCTTCGGCGGCGACGGCACCCTGTGGGGCGGCGAAGCCCTCCTCGGTCGGCCCGGCGGCTGGCGGCGGGTGGGCAGCCTGCGTCCGTTCCGCCTCATCGGCGGCGAAAAGGCCAGCGCCGAACCCTGGCGCTGCGCGCTGGCGGCCTGCTGGGAAGCGGGGCTGGCATGGTCCGGCTGCCCGGTGGACGCCGCCCCGTTCCGGCACGCCTGGGAACGCGGGATCAACAGTCCCTACACGACCTCTGCCGGACGGCTGTTCGACGCCGCCGCCGCTCTGCTCGGCGTCGCGCTCGATCAAAGCCACGAAGGCCAGGCCGGCATGCGGCTGGAAGCGCTGGCCGGCGACACCGGGGATTTCCTCGAACTGCCGCTGCGGCGGGAGAACGGGTTGTACCGCGTCGACTGGACACCCCTGCTCCCCGCTTTGATGAACGGGAGCCGACCGGCCGCCGACCGCAGCGCGCTGCTCCATGCCAGCCTCGCCCAGGCCGTTCTGGCCCAGGCCCGGGCGGTCCGCGGCGAATCGGGCGTAAACCTGGCCGGCCTCACCGGTGGCGTGTTCCAGAACCGCGTTCTCGCCGAACATGCTGCGCGCCTGCTGCGGACCGACGGGTTCGAAGTCGTCCTGCCCGCCAGCCTTCCTGTCAACGACGCCGCGATCAGCTACGGCCAGATCGTCGAAACTGCCCACGCCGGCCCATCAATTCAATGA
- a CDS encoding CerR family C-terminal domain-containing protein — MNTLNEAPCHDPTRERLLQAALDVFADKGFRDATVREICARAEVNTASVNYYFRSKEALYSEVLGFAFREAHERYPDTLASDPGLPPETRLRHFIANFLARLLDETHLGRHGKLIAREIADPTAALDQVIETTMKPHCSILHEIVAALIGPGYSEADRHRLGLSVVGQCLMYRHSRSLIDRVYPEIIATPEEIEMTAEHIARFSIAALKHLRSAP; from the coding sequence ATGAATACACTGAACGAGGCGCCTTGCCACGACCCGACCCGCGAACGGCTGCTGCAAGCCGCGCTCGACGTGTTTGCCGACAAAGGATTTCGCGACGCAACGGTGCGGGAGATCTGCGCCAGAGCGGAGGTGAATACCGCTTCCGTGAATTACTACTTCCGCAGCAAGGAGGCGCTCTATTCCGAGGTCTTGGGCTTCGCCTTCCGGGAGGCGCACGAACGCTATCCCGACACGCTGGCCAGCGATCCGGGCCTCCCGCCCGAAACGCGGCTGCGCCATTTCATCGCCAATTTCCTGGCCCGTTTATTGGACGAGACCCATCTCGGCCGCCACGGAAAACTGATCGCGCGCGAGATCGCAGATCCCACGGCGGCACTCGATCAGGTCATCGAGACCACGATGAAGCCGCATTGCTCGATTCTGCACGAGATCGTCGCCGCACTGATCGGCCCAGGCTACAGCGAAGCAGACAGGCACCGGCTGGGCCTGAGCGTCGTCGGGCAGTGCCTGATGTACCGGCACTCCCGCTCGCTGATCGACCGGGTCTACCCGGAGATCATCGCCACGCCGGAAGAAATCGAAATGACCGCCGAGCACATCGCCCGCTTTTCGATTGCGGCTTTGAAACACCTGCGATCCGCGCCATGA
- a CDS encoding DegQ family serine endoprotease, translating to MQKNVLRPTLIAASVIAALGAGYARYGDYTLVPKSSQVQPMAQATQQPAMPPAASAALPLPNFAAIVQRNGPAVVNISVSGTTRVNMPDAPPFDPNDPFSEFFRRFQPQIPRGEGAPTHGLGSGFIIRPNGLILTNAHVVDGAQEVTVKLTDRREYKAKIVGVDKPTDVAVLKIEADNLPVVPLGQPAQSGPGDWVVAIGSPFGFENSVTAGIISAKSRSLPEETYVPFIQTDVAVNPGNSGGPLFNLNGEVIGINSQIYSRTGGYQGLSFAIPIDVALKVEKQLLADGKVSRGRLGVGIQELNQSLAESFGLERPTGALVDSVPNDGPAAKAGIKPGDVILSLNGQPIENAGQLPPLVADIKPGSEAKLGIWRNGRRDEVTVQLGEMPDTQQAAVTSNGLAKGWLGLAVRPLSPEEQRAADVSGGVLVEAITGPAERAGIRPGDVVLALNGHPVANPGELRELADRVDKHAALLVQRGGMRIFVPLDLG from the coding sequence ATGCAAAAGAACGTTCTGCGTCCCACCTTGATTGCCGCGTCCGTTATTGCCGCCCTGGGCGCCGGCTATGCCCGTTACGGAGATTACACCCTGGTCCCGAAGTCGTCCCAGGTCCAGCCGATGGCCCAGGCGACTCAGCAGCCGGCGATGCCGCCTGCGGCCTCCGCCGCCCTGCCCCTGCCCAATTTCGCCGCCATCGTTCAGCGCAACGGACCGGCAGTGGTGAACATCAGCGTGAGCGGGACCACCCGAGTCAACATGCCGGATGCGCCCCCGTTCGACCCGAACGATCCCTTCAGCGAGTTTTTCCGGCGGTTCCAGCCGCAGATTCCCCGTGGGGAGGGTGCTCCCACGCATGGACTGGGCTCGGGCTTCATCATCCGTCCAAACGGCCTGATCCTGACCAATGCCCATGTGGTGGACGGCGCCCAGGAAGTCACGGTCAAACTGACCGACCGCCGTGAATACAAGGCCAAGATCGTCGGCGTGGACAAGCCGACCGACGTCGCGGTGCTCAAGATCGAGGCCGACAACCTGCCCGTGGTGCCGCTGGGACAGCCGGCGCAGTCCGGCCCCGGCGACTGGGTGGTGGCGATCGGCTCGCCGTTCGGCTTCGAGAACAGCGTGACCGCCGGCATCATTTCCGCGAAATCGCGCAGCCTGCCCGAGGAGACCTATGTGCCGTTCATCCAGACCGACGTCGCGGTGAATCCCGGCAACTCCGGCGGCCCGCTGTTCAACCTGAACGGCGAAGTCATCGGCATCAATTCGCAGATCTATAGCCGCACCGGCGGCTACCAGGGCCTGTCGTTCGCCATCCCCATCGACGTGGCACTGAAGGTGGAAAAGCAGCTGCTGGCGGACGGCAAGGTCAGCCGCGGGCGGCTGGGCGTCGGCATCCAGGAATTGAACCAGTCGCTGGCCGAATCCTTCGGCCTGGAACGGCCCACGGGCGCCCTGGTCGATTCGGTGCCGAACGACGGACCGGCAGCCAAGGCCGGTATCAAGCCGGGCGACGTCATCCTGAGCCTGAATGGCCAGCCGATCGAGAACGCCGGCCAGTTGCCTCCCCTGGTCGCGGACATCAAGCCCGGCAGCGAGGCCAAGCTGGGCATCTGGCGCAACGGCAGGCGCGATGAGGTGACGGTCCAGCTCGGCGAAATGCCGGACACCCAGCAGGCCGCCGTGACCAGCAACGGCCTGGCCAAGGGCTGGCTGGGACTGGCGGTGCGCCCGCTGTCGCCGGAAGAACAGCGGGCGGCGGACGTCAGCGGCGGCGTGCTGGTCGAGGCGATCACGGGGCCGGCCGAACGCGCCGGCATCCGGCCGGGCGACGTGGTACTGGCGCTCAATGGCCATCCGGTGGCCAATCCCGGTGAATTGCGCGAACTGGCGGACCGGGTGGACAAACATGCGGCCCTGCTGGTGCAGCGCGGCGGTATGAGGATTTTCGTGCCGCTGGATTTAGGCTGA
- the hypB gene encoding hydrogenase nickel incorporation protein HypB translates to MCDTCGCNITDGNRHLLRADGSHRKLTAVSVLNKLLQHNDAQAEANRALFDRHGVLVINLMSSPGSGKTSLLEATIKALDGALRIAVIEGDLETENDAARIRALGVEAHQITTGTACHLDAHLVAKVLPKLDLENIDVLFIENVGNLVCPASFDLGHHLNLTLLSVTEGDDKPAKYPVMFRAADAMLISKTDLLAVLDEFSPERAEACLRKLASNAQVLRVSSKTGEGMREWLDWLNRRLEHYRNLRRENRSLSPAVQSEGRRLHGLARPDVRFKPETA, encoded by the coding sequence ATGTGCGACACCTGCGGCTGCAACATCACCGACGGCAACCGCCATCTGCTGCGCGCCGACGGCTCGCACCGGAAGCTCACGGCGGTCAGCGTTCTGAACAAGCTGCTCCAGCACAACGACGCCCAGGCCGAGGCGAACCGGGCCCTGTTCGACCGGCACGGCGTACTGGTCATCAATCTGATGTCCTCGCCCGGTTCCGGCAAGACTTCCTTGCTGGAAGCGACCATCAAGGCGCTGGACGGCGCGTTGCGCATCGCCGTCATCGAAGGCGACCTGGAAACCGAAAACGACGCGGCGCGCATCCGCGCCCTGGGCGTCGAGGCGCACCAGATCACCACCGGCACGGCCTGCCATCTCGACGCGCATCTGGTCGCCAAGGTATTGCCCAAGCTCGATTTGGAGAACATCGATGTCCTGTTCATCGAGAACGTCGGCAACCTGGTCTGCCCCGCGAGTTTCGACCTGGGCCACCATCTCAACCTGACCCTGCTTTCCGTCACCGAAGGCGACGACAAGCCGGCCAAATACCCGGTGATGTTCCGGGCGGCCGACGCCATGCTCATCAGCAAGACCGATCTCCTGGCAGTGCTCGACGAATTCTCCCCGGAACGGGCGGAAGCCTGCCTGCGCAAGCTGGCCTCGAATGCTCAGGTGCTGCGCGTCTCCAGCAAGACCGGCGAAGGCATGCGGGAATGGCTGGATTGGCTGAACCGTCGGCTGGAGCACTACCGGAACCTGCGGCGCGAAAACCGCAGCCTGAGCCCGGCGGTGCAGTCCGAAGGCCGGAGGCTGCATGGCCTCGCCAGGCCGGACGTCCGTTTCAAGCCCGAAACGGCCTGA
- a CDS encoding HypC/HybG/HupF family hydrogenase formation chaperone, with protein MCLAVPMQITRLDGFSARCTARGVERDVSLFMLQDEGMVPGDFVLVHVGYAIQKISREDAEATWELFDQILAAGDADA; from the coding sequence ATGTGTCTCGCCGTCCCGATGCAGATCACCCGGCTCGACGGCTTTTCCGCGCGCTGCACGGCGCGCGGCGTCGAGCGGGACGTCAGTCTGTTCATGCTGCAGGACGAAGGCATGGTCCCGGGCGACTTCGTGCTGGTCCATGTCGGCTACGCCATCCAGAAGATCAGCCGGGAGGATGCCGAGGCGACCTGGGAGCTGTTCGACCAGATCCTCGCCGCGGGCGATGCCGATGCATGA
- the hypD gene encoding hydrogenase formation protein HypD, with amino-acid sequence MSDPRLWLERIRELPIPDGIRIMNVCGGHERSISMAGLRTALPQAIRLIPGPGCPVCICPEEDIYQAIQLGLNGDAIVATFGDMLRVPVNLGRQAVRSLDQAKAAGADIRPIASPIEARIIAEKAAGKPVVLFAVGFETTMAPVAALMAEGLPDNLYILCSGRLTWPAVKLLLDSDECVLDALVAPGHVATVMGPEEWAFVADDYRLPVAIAGFTPASLLQAVHSTIVQWLEETPRLANCYLEAVKPGGNPKARAFLDRGFDVTTGNWRGIGPIADSAYALKPEFAAHDARLHFPDYNAGDRSRAGEMPAGCDCARVVLGKIQPDECRIYGKPCTPRSPVGPCMVSDEGACRIWWAAGVRKDAAPA; translated from the coding sequence ATGAGCGACCCACGGCTTTGGCTGGAGCGGATCAGGGAGCTGCCGATTCCGGACGGGATCCGCATCATGAACGTCTGCGGCGGGCACGAGCGCTCGATCAGCATGGCGGGACTTCGTACCGCGCTGCCGCAGGCCATCCGCCTGATTCCGGGCCCCGGCTGCCCGGTCTGCATCTGCCCGGAAGAGGACATCTACCAGGCCATCCAGCTCGGCCTCAACGGCGATGCCATCGTCGCCACCTTCGGTGACATGCTGCGGGTGCCGGTCAATCTCGGACGCCAGGCCGTACGTTCGCTGGATCAGGCCAAGGCGGCGGGCGCCGACATCCGGCCCATCGCGTCGCCCATCGAGGCGCGGATCATCGCCGAAAAGGCGGCCGGCAAGCCGGTGGTACTGTTCGCGGTCGGCTTCGAGACCACCATGGCGCCGGTCGCTGCCCTGATGGCGGAAGGCCTGCCCGACAACCTCTACATCCTGTGCAGCGGCCGGCTGACCTGGCCGGCGGTCAAGCTGCTGCTCGATTCCGACGAATGCGTGCTGGACGCCCTGGTCGCGCCCGGCCACGTGGCCACGGTGATGGGTCCGGAGGAGTGGGCCTTCGTCGCCGACGACTACCGCTTGCCGGTGGCGATCGCCGGCTTCACCCCCGCCAGCCTGCTCCAGGCCGTGCATTCGACGATCGTCCAGTGGCTGGAGGAAACGCCGCGGCTGGCTAACTGCTATCTGGAGGCGGTGAAGCCGGGGGGCAATCCGAAGGCTCGGGCATTCCTGGACCGCGGCTTCGACGTCACCACCGGCAACTGGCGCGGCATCGGGCCGATCGCGGATTCGGCCTACGCGCTGAAGCCGGAATTCGCCGCCCACGACGCCCGCCTGCATTTTCCGGACTACAACGCGGGGGACCGCAGCCGCGCCGGCGAAATGCCCGCCGGCTGTGACTGTGCCCGCGTCGTGCTCGGCAAGATTCAGCCGGACGAGTGCCGCATCTACGGCAAGCCCTGCACCCCCCGCAGCCCGGTCGGTCCCTGCATGGTCTCCGACGAAGGCGCCTGCCGCATCTGGTGGGCGGCCGGCGTGCGCAAGGACGCGGCTCCCGCCTGA